From the genome of Verrucomicrobiaceae bacterium, one region includes:
- a CDS encoding DUF1877 family protein: MSCRGYFLGLTDADVSEFASLASDSYEMMEFANETLYIRCEPDWVTSVDKSWDAIHRCLTNGYMLPDPSDPMAKCILGVQEFDTADNWIVGLCFPEDVREVDLAIRHLDRDWLHKKYWALPKDEYGIFMSEDDFEYTWDYFKETKDFYRRAAASGRHSLFIADQ; this comes from the coding sequence ATGTCCTGTCGCGGCTACTTTCTCGGTCTCACTGATGCTGATGTCAGTGAGTTTGCTTCATTGGCTTCAGACAGTTACGAAATGATGGAGTTTGCAAACGAGACTTTGTATATTCGCTGCGAACCGGATTGGGTGACATCTGTCGACAAGAGTTGGGATGCCATTCATCGTTGTCTCACCAATGGTTACATGCTGCCCGATCCATCGGATCCGATGGCTAAATGCATTCTTGGTGTCCAGGAATTCGACACAGCCGACAACTGGATCGTTGGCCTGTGCTTTCCAGAAGATGTGAGGGAGGTTGATCTGGCCATTCGTCACCTAGATCGTGATTGGCTTCACAAGAAGTATTGGGCCTTGCCGAAGGATGAATACGGTATTTTCATGTCTGAGGATGACTTTGAGTATACCTGGGACTACTTTAAAGAGACCAAAGACTTCTATCGACGAGCGGCTGCGAGCGGCCGACATTCGCTTTTTATAGCTGATCAATAA
- a CDS encoding helix-hairpin-helix domain-containing protein, whose protein sequence is MLTPWALGAEPSAEPRTPAMIEAIAQSMTDAQRYALQDLLGFGSKSALMTLPGVGEAKAEAIIAARPFARVTDVTRVRGIGQTLFAEMVKHAKAGFPGTRQKKRG, encoded by the coding sequence ATGCTCACTCCGTGGGCACTGGGGGCGGAGCCATCCGCAGAGCCGCGCACTCCGGCGATGATCGAGGCCATCGCACAGAGCATGACAGATGCGCAGCGGTATGCTTTGCAGGATCTACTGGGCTTTGGCAGCAAGTCAGCACTGATGACGCTGCCAGGAGTCGGTGAGGCCAAAGCAGAGGCCATCATCGCAGCGCGGCCTTTTGCGCGGGTCACGGATGTCACACGGGTGAGGGGCATCGGGCAGACGCTCTTCGCAGAGATGGTGAAGCACGCGAAGGCAGGCTTTCCGGGCACAAGGCAGAAAAAGAGAGGCTGA
- the glpK gene encoding glycerol kinase GlpK yields MKYILALDQGTTSSRAILFNHDGTVVAVAQKEFPQIFPKPGWVEHDPQAIWDTQLGVAREVLSKAKAQAAEVAAIGITNQRETTVVWDRETGWPICNAIVWQDRRTAPACDALRKKKLDRMITKKTGLVVDAYFSATKVQWMLQNVKGARQLAAKGRLAFGTIDTWLLWNLTGGTVHATDVSNASRTMLYDIRKGTWDEELLKLFGIPRSMLPEVRDSSGSFGETTLLGGSIPIAGIAGDQQAALFGQVCTQPGMVKNTYGTGCFMLMNTGSKPITSKNKLLTTVAWRIGGKTEYALEGSVFIAGAVVQWLRDGLGIIQSSAEVESLAASVPDTGGVFLVPAFAGLGAPHWDAYARGTMVGITRGTTRAHIARAALESIALQVADILTAMQADSGIRLKELRVDGGASLNNLLMQRQADLLGVPVVRPKVNETTALGAACLAGLATGFWKSTSDFAKHWKADQRFKPKLKPAARAQVMATWARALERAKAWEQ; encoded by the coding sequence ATGAAATACATCCTCGCTCTCGATCAAGGCACCACCAGCTCGCGTGCTATTTTATTCAATCACGATGGCACAGTCGTCGCGGTGGCGCAGAAGGAGTTCCCACAGATTTTCCCGAAGCCGGGCTGGGTGGAGCATGATCCGCAGGCCATCTGGGACACGCAGCTCGGTGTCGCACGCGAGGTACTGAGCAAAGCGAAGGCGCAAGCAGCAGAGGTGGCCGCCATCGGCATCACCAATCAGCGTGAGACGACGGTGGTGTGGGATCGCGAGACAGGCTGGCCCATTTGCAATGCCATCGTGTGGCAGGATCGACGCACGGCACCGGCCTGCGATGCGCTGCGGAAGAAAAAACTCGACCGCATGATCACCAAGAAAACTGGCCTCGTGGTGGATGCCTACTTTTCCGCCACGAAGGTGCAGTGGATGCTGCAAAATGTGAAGGGAGCCCGCCAGCTCGCGGCAAAGGGCCGCCTCGCTTTTGGCACCATCGACACCTGGCTGCTGTGGAATCTCACGGGTGGCACCGTGCATGCGACGGATGTGAGCAACGCCTCACGCACCATGCTTTACGACATCCGTAAAGGCACCTGGGATGAGGAGCTGCTCAAACTCTTCGGCATTCCGCGCAGCATGCTGCCAGAGGTGCGTGACAGCAGCGGCAGCTTCGGTGAGACGACGCTGCTCGGCGGCAGTATCCCCATCGCCGGCATCGCAGGTGATCAGCAGGCGGCGCTCTTTGGCCAGGTGTGCACGCAGCCCGGCATGGTGAAGAACACGTATGGCACAGGCTGCTTCATGCTGATGAATACCGGCAGCAAGCCGATCACCTCCAAAAACAAACTGCTCACCACGGTGGCGTGGCGCATCGGTGGAAAGACGGAGTATGCACTGGAGGGCAGCGTCTTCATCGCAGGTGCGGTGGTGCAGTGGCTGCGAGATGGTCTGGGCATCATCCAGAGCTCTGCGGAGGTGGAGTCACTCGCGGCGAGTGTGCCAGACACGGGTGGTGTGTTTCTCGTGCCGGCATTTGCCGGGCTGGGTGCTCCGCACTGGGATGCGTATGCACGCGGCACCATGGTGGGCATCACACGCGGCACCACACGGGCACACATTGCCCGTGCTGCACTGGAATCCATCGCACTCCAGGTGGCAGATATTTTGACTGCCATGCAGGCAGACTCTGGCATCCGGCTGAAGGAGCTCCGCGTGGATGGCGGGGCCTCACTCAATAACCTACTCATGCAGCGCCAAGCAGATCTGCTCGGTGTGCCTGTGGTGCGTCCGAAGGTGAATGAAACGACGGCGCTAGGTGCCGCATGCCTCGCTGGACTGGCCACGGGATTCTGGAAGAGCACAAGCGACTTCGCCAAGCACTGGAAGGCAGACCAGCGCTTCAAACCAAAGCTCAAACCAGCGGCGAGAGCGCAGGTGATGGCGACTTGGGCCCGTGCGCTGGAAAGGGCAAAGGCGTGGGAGCAGTAG
- a CDS encoding cell division FtsZ family protein, whose product MVEYHRSNHGDGSTAALSAPRICIVGVGGSGSNVIDRITLDRIVDATLVCMHTDVRVLGHSMAPVKVQLGVEIMKGIGAGGDPDLGREAALFSREQIRQSIDGHDIIFISAGLGGGSGSGAAPVIAEIAKNTGALVIVVATMPFSFEGRRRLGQAEEALELLQKRCDALILFENNRMGELVLPKDGIQKAFTQADQLIAQALRAVSTITATPGIVKLGLDDLTSALRTANGRCLFGFGEARGQNRGTEAVKKALKSPLIDQGRLLSHTQTLLVHVAGGESLTLIEVEGIMKSLGKYVPDSTHMLFGLAVNPKLGDSVAVTLISSLGLTQLNAHAAAAPPAEMMPTAPAKREKRLTTPPPPPAPVNDLLFREEEIVPPAPEPEIIEKVENREEPAPEPEMEEIAPEPEITAPEAEIEPEMADEEPEEAYTPPPAPPAPVITARESKPLATVVSRTVTLQTDPPPVQDDMLVFEDAPAAPAPKPAPASRRTIAIEQPSLDLTTEQDRGRFKDTEPSVVEGEDLDVPTWKRIKMKLKR is encoded by the coding sequence ATGGTCGAATATCATCGCTCCAATCACGGCGACGGCAGTACTGCCGCGCTCTCTGCTCCGCGCATCTGCATCGTCGGCGTCGGCGGCTCCGGCTCCAATGTCATTGACCGTATCACGCTCGATCGCATCGTCGATGCCACACTCGTCTGCATGCACACAGACGTGCGCGTGCTCGGCCACAGCATGGCACCCGTGAAGGTCCAGCTCGGTGTGGAAATCATGAAGGGTATCGGCGCAGGTGGTGATCCAGATCTCGGACGCGAGGCCGCTTTATTCAGCCGTGAGCAGATTCGCCAGTCCATCGACGGGCATGACATCATCTTCATCAGCGCCGGTCTCGGCGGCGGCAGTGGCAGTGGCGCTGCACCCGTCATCGCAGAGATCGCGAAGAACACGGGTGCCCTCGTCATCGTCGTGGCCACCATGCCCTTCAGCTTTGAAGGACGCCGCCGTCTCGGGCAGGCAGAAGAAGCGCTCGAGCTCCTGCAAAAGCGCTGTGATGCGCTCATCCTCTTTGAGAACAATCGCATGGGCGAGCTCGTCCTACCGAAAGATGGCATCCAAAAGGCCTTCACCCAGGCAGATCAGCTCATCGCCCAGGCACTCCGCGCTGTCTCCACCATCACGGCGACGCCAGGCATCGTCAAACTCGGCCTCGATGACCTCACCTCCGCACTCCGCACGGCCAATGGGCGCTGCCTCTTCGGCTTTGGCGAGGCACGCGGCCAGAATCGCGGCACCGAGGCGGTCAAAAAAGCCCTCAAGAGCCCCCTCATCGACCAAGGCCGCCTTTTGAGCCACACACAGACCCTCCTCGTCCATGTCGCGGGTGGAGAGTCACTCACGCTCATCGAAGTCGAAGGCATCATGAAGAGCCTCGGCAAATATGTGCCTGACAGCACACACATGCTCTTTGGGCTCGCCGTTAATCCGAAGCTCGGTGACTCCGTCGCCGTCACGCTCATCAGCTCCCTCGGCCTCACGCAGCTCAATGCACATGCTGCTGCTGCGCCCCCTGCGGAGATGATGCCCACTGCGCCCGCCAAGCGTGAAAAACGCCTCACCACGCCGCCACCGCCACCAGCTCCCGTGAACGATTTGCTCTTCAGAGAAGAAGAAATCGTCCCACCGGCCCCAGAGCCCGAAATCATCGAAAAAGTCGAAAACCGCGAGGAACCCGCTCCTGAGCCCGAAATGGAAGAAATCGCTCCAGAGCCGGAAATCACTGCCCCAGAGGCCGAAATCGAGCCTGAAATGGCCGATGAAGAGCCTGAGGAGGCCTATACACCCCCTCCCGCACCTCCTGCGCCCGTCATCACTGCCCGCGAGAGCAAGCCTCTCGCCACCGTGGTCTCACGCACCGTCACCCTGCAAACCGATCCACCCCCCGTGCAGGACGACATGCTGGTCTTTGAAGATGCGCCTGCCGCTCCCGCGCCCAAGCCCGCACCTGCCAGCCGCCGCACCATCGCCATTGAGCAGCCCAGCCTCGATCTGACCACCGAGCAAGATCGTGGCCGCTTCAAGGACACAGAGCCCTCCGTCGTCGAAGGCGAGGATCTCGATGTCCCCACCTGGAAGCGCATCAAGATGAAGCTCAAACGCTGA
- a CDS encoding AAA family ATPase, which translates to MMDSLIELLRQQLNNQVFAGGVALGITGFLLALIHRLGPVIWGFLKRLFVVTAVIDSRNDIFQSVIKWLNELPYSRRTHFFAVTQEHASSQTAGRIPRLLYSPAPGFHLMRRGFHLVWIERTLEKDQMQVIETLRISMLLARREDFEMLIRDIVQANYGQWIGRTQLFTPDPWADEWRLHTTKPKRALTSVVLPTGVRDRILEDIRRFHASKERYESLGIPWRRGYLLFGPPGTGKTSLVFALAGELDLNICTLSLTHRKLNDQNLADMLQSTPPLSIILLEDVDAFFQARTKQDTKMEISFSGLLNAIDGVAAQEGRVVFMTTNHRELLDPALIRPGRIDVAFELGNAGSEELRGMMLRFFPTAAGPELDAIIDHYVPGSLSPAQIQQLLQDEHTAPAALESLRKLVWG; encoded by the coding sequence ATGATGGACTCCCTCATCGAACTGCTACGGCAGCAACTCAACAATCAAGTCTTTGCCGGAGGTGTCGCCCTGGGGATCACAGGCTTCCTCCTCGCACTGATCCACCGCCTCGGGCCAGTCATCTGGGGCTTCCTGAAGCGCCTCTTCGTCGTCACTGCGGTGATCGACAGCCGCAACGACATCTTCCAATCCGTCATCAAGTGGCTCAATGAGCTGCCGTATAGCCGCCGCACGCACTTCTTTGCCGTCACGCAGGAGCACGCCTCCTCACAGACAGCTGGGCGCATCCCACGCCTGCTCTACAGTCCAGCGCCGGGCTTTCACCTCATGCGCCGCGGCTTTCACCTCGTCTGGATCGAGCGCACACTCGAAAAGGATCAGATGCAGGTCATCGAGACACTCCGCATCTCCATGCTCCTCGCACGGCGAGAAGACTTTGAGATGCTCATCCGCGACATCGTCCAAGCGAACTACGGCCAGTGGATCGGCCGCACGCAGCTCTTCACACCTGACCCCTGGGCAGATGAATGGCGCCTGCACACCACCAAGCCAAAGCGTGCCCTCACCTCCGTCGTCCTGCCCACCGGCGTGCGGGACCGCATCTTGGAGGACATCCGCCGCTTTCATGCCAGCAAAGAGCGCTATGAGTCCCTGGGCATCCCCTGGCGGCGTGGCTACTTGCTCTTTGGACCACCCGGTACTGGCAAAACCAGCCTCGTCTTTGCCCTTGCTGGTGAGCTGGACCTCAACATCTGCACACTCAGCCTCACACACCGGAAGCTGAATGATCAAAACCTCGCGGACATGCTGCAAAGCACCCCGCCACTCTCCATCATCCTGCTGGAGGACGTCGATGCCTTCTTCCAGGCACGGACGAAGCAGGATACCAAGATGGAAATCAGCTTCAGTGGCCTGCTCAATGCCATCGATGGCGTCGCTGCACAGGAAGGCCGCGTCGTCTTCATGACCACCAATCACCGCGAGCTCCTCGATCCCGCGCTCATACGTCCAGGTCGCATCGACGTCGCCTTCGAGCTCGGAAATGCCGGCTCAGAGGAGCTGCGTGGCATGATGTTGCGATTCTTCCCCACCGCCGCAGGCCCAGAGCTAGACGCCATCATCGACCACTACGTCCCCGGCAGCCTCAGCCCCGCCCAGATCCAGCAGCTCCTCCAAGATGAGCACACCGCCCCCGCCGCCCTCGAATCCCTGCGCAAACTCGTCTGGGGGTGA
- the rnc gene encoding ribonuclease III, with product MDSTPDSILGHIFREPRLLAEALTHGSVSYESQRAGMDNQRLEFLGDAVLQLILSHVLFARLPEADEGRLTKTRAHVVSTKSLAALARRLGLGRFLFMGRGEEANGGRDRDSSLADALEAVIGAVYLDAGLTAAMDFVQRVIGDELEDILRGSGDSNPKGDLQEKLQAVNAIAPHYRILSQSGPDHAKTFEAAVSWQGIELGRGSGKSKKEAEVQAAEAALCRDDLASLLTSATP from the coding sequence ATGGACTCCACGCCTGACAGCATCCTCGGCCACATCTTCCGCGAGCCCCGCCTGCTCGCAGAGGCACTCACGCATGGTAGCGTCAGTTACGAGAGCCAGCGGGCCGGCATGGACAATCAGCGCCTCGAATTCCTCGGCGATGCGGTGCTCCAGCTCATCCTCAGCCATGTCTTGTTCGCTCGGCTGCCAGAGGCCGATGAGGGCCGCCTCACAAAGACTCGCGCCCATGTCGTCAGCACCAAATCGCTCGCAGCACTCGCCCGGCGGCTCGGATTAGGCCGTTTTCTCTTCATGGGCCGTGGTGAGGAGGCCAATGGTGGCCGTGATCGCGACTCCTCACTCGCAGATGCTCTGGAGGCTGTCATCGGTGCTGTGTATCTCGATGCGGGTCTCACTGCGGCCATGGACTTCGTCCAGCGTGTGATCGGCGATGAGCTAGAGGACATCCTGCGTGGCTCTGGTGACTCCAATCCCAAAGGCGACCTCCAGGAGAAGCTGCAAGCCGTCAATGCCATCGCCCCGCACTACCGCATCCTCTCGCAGAGCGGCCCCGATCACGCCAAGACCTTTGAGGCTGCGGTAAGCTGGCAGGGCATCGAGCTAGGACGTGGCAGCGGCAAAAGCAAAAAAGAAGCAGAAGTCCAAGCCGCCGAGGCCGCCCTCTGCCGGGATGATTTGGCCTCACTCCTCACCTCAGCCACACCGTGA